One stretch of Malus domestica chromosome 14, GDT2T_hap1 DNA includes these proteins:
- the LOC103447849 gene encoding ubiquitin-conjugating enzyme E2 2: protein MSTPARKRLMRDFKRLQQDPPAGISGAPHDNNIMLWNAVIFGPDDTPWDGGTFKLTLQFTEDYPNKPPTVRFVSRMFHPNIYADGSICLDILQNQWSPIYDVAAILTSIQSLLCDPNPNSPANSEAARMFSENKREYNRRVREIVEQSWTAD, encoded by the exons ATGTCGACTCCTGCAAGGAAGAGGCTGATGAGAGACTTCAAGAGGCTGCAACAGGACCCGCCTGCAGGGATTAGTGGGGCTCCCCATGATAACAATATAATGCTGTGGAATGCTGTTATATTTGG TCCCGATGATACTCCTTGGGATGGAG GCACATTTAAGTTGACTCTTCAGTTTACCGAGGATTATCCGAACAAACCACCAACAGTCCGATTTGTTTCTAGAATGTTTCATCCAAATA TTTACGCGGATGGAAGTATTTGTTTGGATATTTTACAGAATCAGTGGAGTCCTATATATGACGTGGCAGCTATCCTCACGTCTATCCAG TCACTACTATGTGATCCGAACCCAAACTCTCCTGCAAATTCAGAAGCTGCTCGCATGTTTAGCGAGAACAAGCGTGAGTACAACCGAAGAGTGAGGGAAATCGTGGAACAGAGTTGGACAGCAGACTAA
- the LOC103413048 gene encoding F-box protein SKIP23-like, giving the protein MLVDLAHNPLPLDFPWLMLPDHHRHHHHGVHDGAEAYENQNLKCFFSLYTHQTHCLVLPEAFEKTVCGSSSGWLILRDETTSSVALLNPLNRAQIALPQLCSSPFYDQDPSRVLHKAVLSADPSRYPFDYKVLAIFGEKRRLVCYKARDKTWTVLQDAGNNYEDIILFKGEELLATTEIGKLVLCDLDDDGCFSPRVDEIAPPFTFKGGKVYLVGIGGELVMLIRFVQDNPRYGHETYDFEAYRYDQFEGEWEPINGLGEWTIFVGHNHTSAIKAQDFKGLIKPNCIYFTDDSLDMEDSLMVGHDLGVFSMEDRKVELLGCDLSGFMYVWPRPVWFMPSMA; this is encoded by the coding sequence ATGTTGGTCGACCTTGCCCACAATCCTCTCCCTCTCGACTTCCCATGGCTCATGCTGCCCGACCACCACCGTCACCACCACCACGGCGTTCATGACGGCGCTGAAGCTTACGAAAACCAAAACCTGAAGTGTTTCTTCAGCCTTTACACCCACCAAACCCACTGTCTCGTACTGCCCGAGGCTTTCGAAAAGACTGTGTGTGGCTCGTCATCGGGGTGGCTAATCTTGCGCGATGAAACCACGTCGTCTGTCGCCCTCCTCAACCCTCTCAACCGCGCCCAAATCGCTCTCCCACAGCTCTGCTCCTCTCCGTTTTACGATCAAGACCCTTCACGTGTTCTTCACAAAGCTGTGCTATCCGCAGACCCTTCCCGCTATCCGTTTGATTACAAAGTATTGGCGATTTTCGGAGAGAAGCGAAGGCTCGTATGCTACAAAGCGAGGGACAAGACATGGACAGTGCTACAAGATGCAGGGAATAACTATGAAGACATTATTTTGTTTAAGGGGGAGGAGTTGCTTGCCACTACTGAGATTGGAAAGCTCGTTTTGTGCGATCTTGATGACGATGGCTGTTTTTCGCCGAGAGTTGATGAAATCGCTCCCCCTTTTACCTTCAAAGGAGGCAAAGTTTATCTTGTCGGCATTGGTGGAGAGCTCGTGATGCTGATAAGATTTGTGCAGGACAACCCTCGTTACGGCCATGAGACTTATGACTTTGAGGCTTACAGGTATGATCAGTTTGAAGGCGAATGGGAACCCATCAATGGCTTAGGAGAGTGGACAATTTTCGTGGGGCATAACCACACTTCCGCCATTAAAGCTCAAGATTTCAAGGGGCTAATAAAACCCAACTGCATCTATTTCACTGACGATAGTTTGGACATGGAAGATAGCTTGATGGTTGGCCACGATTTGGGAGTCTTTAGCATGGAAGACAGAAAAGTTGAGCTGCTCGGATGTGATTTGAGTGGATTCATGTATGTTTGGCCGCGTCCGGTCTGGTTTATGCCAAGCATGGCTTGA
- the LOC103447850 gene encoding uncharacterized protein has translation MEEPQSAQSAQSGKLLRYALRSGTKSKEEKPPVAAAEPSPNNSAAKRERPASNMSKSVGVLDLSGKDKPAKPTRRFSIPSKPPTTPAPKLGGNITQISEARSRRSVRSDSPASSDVSRPTSRKKFNVLASPSYWLQQIKLSEAAGKHLISLGFFKLALEAECESLQLRYELKSYVDRYELSDLEDPLKELLESKSVAVNEQAQVSETCSQVLEEGTRSSDDDAKSCSSTMASGKLKPKSLNIKAAQVSPEKATAKKEISSKSTPAARTRSSSVKSTSNSGPVSDNGARVSTVKKPQKPNVQDSNKVKDRKKKPGNQTACEQDSINPAAEGLQENKENQDAPSTEAATEV, from the exons ATGGAGGAGCCCCAATCTGCTCAATCTGCCCAGTCTG GAAAGCTTCTTCGGTATGCTCTCCGTTCGGGGACTAAATCGAAGGAGGAGAAGCCGCCGGTGGCGGCCGCTGAACCCTCCCCTAACAATTCTGCCGCCAAGAG GGAAAGGCCTGCATCAAATATGAGTAAAAGTGTGGGGGTTCTTGATCTCTCTGGCAAAGACAAGCCTGCCAAGCCGACCCGAAGGTTTTCAATTCCTTCCAAGCCGCCCACTACTCCGGCTCCGAAACTTGGTGGCAACATCACTCAGATTTCCGAGGCTAGATCAAGGAGGTCTGTGAGAAGTGACTCCCCTGCTTCTTCTGATGTTTCTAGACCAACAAGCCGGAAGAAGTTTAATGTTCTGGCCTCACCATCTTACTGGCTGCAGCAGATTAAGCTGTCTGAGGCTGCTGGCAAGCACTTGATTTCACTCGGGTTTTTCAAACTAGCCTTGGAGGCTGAATGTGAG tCTCTTCAACTGCGTTATGAGCTCAAATCTTATGTTGATCGCTACGAGCTTAGTGACCTTGAAGACCCTCTGAAGGAATTACTGGAGAGCAAAAGTGTTGCAGTAAATGAGCAGGCTCAGGTCTCCGAAACCTGTTCTCAGGTGCTCGAAGAGGGGACTCGATCTTCTGATGATGATGCCAAGAGCTGCTCTTCTACAATGGCAAGTGGGAAACTGAAACCCAAGTCATTGAACATTAAAGCTGCTCAAGTTTCTCCAGAGAAGGCCACAGCCAAGAAGGAGATTTCCTCGAAAAGCACTCCAGCAGCCAGGACCAGGTCATCTTCGGTGAAGAGTACTTCGAATTCAGGACCTGTATCTGACAATGGAGCTCGCGTGTCTACTGTGAAGAAACCCCAGAAGCCAAACGTGCAAGATTCTAACAAAGTAAAGGACAGGAAGAAGAAGCCGGGGAATCAAACTGCTTGTGAACAAG ACTCAATTAACCCTGCCGCAGAAGGACTTCAGGAGAACAAAGAAAACCAG GATGCCCCCTCGACGGAAGCTGCGACTGAAGTGTAA